GGTCCAGCACCGCGTCGCCCGAGCTCTGCGTGATGCGCCATGCCAGCAGGGCGCCGTCACGCCGCATCCGGAAGTAGAGCATGACCACATCGTTCCGGTTCCGCCGGACCGTCGTGCCCATCACGTGACGCTTGGCTCGCTCCAGCGCGGCTGAGAGGCGGTCGGTGTAGTTGGAGGTGACGCCACCAACCATCCGGGGCGCCGCCCGCGGCGCGGGCTGAGCGGAGGATGGCGCGGGCACCGCCGGTGCGGAGCTGGCCTGGGCGGGCGCGGGGGAAGGCGAAGGCGAAGGTGCTGCCGGCGCGGTTCTCCGGAGCGGAGCGGGCGACAGCTTGGGGGCGGCCGCCCGGACGGGGGGCGGCGGCGGCGGCGCGGGCGGTGGTGGCGGGATATCGGCGACTTCCAAGGGCACCTCGTCGGGTGCCACGGCCTGCTGCACCTCCTGCGGCTGCACGGACTGCACGACTTCGGGCGGCGCCAGATCTGGCGGAGGCTCGGCGGTCACCGCTTCTGGCGGGGGCGGTTCAACGGCGGCGACCGGCTCGGGCGAGGTGACGGCCACCGGTGGCGGCTCGGCAGTCGCGACGGCCGCATCCGGCGAGACAGCCTGCACCTGCTCCATCGCCGGCGTGGCCTCGGTCGCCTCCATCGCTGGCATGGGAGGAGCCGCCGCCATCTCCAGCGGGATGATCTCGGGGCCGGCGGGCTGCGGGACGGAATGTGGCAGGCCATAGATCAGGAAAGCCAGGGCGCCGCCATGCAGCAGGGCCGATGCGCCCCAGCCGAGCAGGCGGAAGCCCGATCCGCCCTCCTTCTGCGGAATGGCGATGGATGTCATCGCTGGCCTCCGTTCAGCGGGCCTGGACCACCGGCGCGCCCGGCTCGACCTCGGCGATCAGGGAGACCCGGCTGATGCCGGCCTGC
This genomic window from Roseomonas marmotae contains:
- a CDS encoding TonB family protein, encoding MTSIAIPQKEGGSGFRLLGWGASALLHGGALAFLIYGLPHSVPQPAGPEIIPLEMAAAPPMPAMEATEATPAMEQVQAVSPDAAVATAEPPPVAVTSPEPVAAVEPPPPEAVTAEPPPDLAPPEVVQSVQPQEVQQAVAPDEVPLEVADIPPPPPAPPPPPPVRAAAPKLSPAPLRRTAPAAPSPSPSPAPAQASSAPAVPAPSSAQPAPRAAPRMVGGVTSNYTDRLSAALERAKRHVMGTTVRRNRNDVVMLYFRMRRDGALLAWRITQSSGDAVLDRAAGELIQRAALPPLPADMPGDVLELVVPIRFNR